The window AAATTAGTGTGACCAAAACCAAAATTATAAGCTGTAAGCATAAATTCAGGGAAGATAGTATCTTAACCATGCGTTTCTCGCCCAGTTTTTCTGTTATTAGCAAGAGCTATCCAAATAAAAGTTGCGATTAAAACAAAAAGCATAGGGGCCGGCCCAAGTAACTCAAATAATCCGAAAATACAGATTCCAGCAATAAATAAGACACCTAATAAGCGTGGGGTTAGCCAATTTTCTTTTAATGCGTGAATGGCGATTAAAATATTAACGGGAAGGTAAAGCAGTAATCCGGTTATCATCCCCGGACTGAAGTGCCAGAAAATTATACTACTTCCCAAATGAAAAAATGCATTTACAACCTGTGTCGCCATCAGAAATAGGATAACTGAGCAAGCGCTTGCTTTGCTTTGTGCTACTGAGTGGATGAACAGATATATTAACGTAATTGCAGTCAAAATCATGAATACGAGTTCTGTCGGCAATGGATTATTATCTGCAAAATATTGCAGTCGCCACTCTCTAAAGTTGAATAGAAAATGTTCCTCCGCATGGTGAATTGCATATGCGAGAGGAGCCAGCAAAAGGGCATTTTGAAAGTTTATTTTATTCACAATTCCTCCTCATCTGAATCGAGCTATCTGGTAAAAGACCCTTAGCTAGTAAGGGCCCCAGTTTGGCGAACGCCCTAAAGTCAGAATGAATAGCTCATTCGTGCGGATAAAACCCGCGCAGAATTGCCTTTAAACTCCATGCCAATGGCCCCTAATCCACCTAAAGATATCTCAGTTTCACCATCTTCGAGTTCAACATGAACGTAATTTAAGTTGACTTTTAAATCGCCAAAACTAACTCGTGCACCAATATTCAACGCGAATCGGTCATTGACTGGGTTGTACAAAGACGCTCTCCCTGTTTGGTGCGAGAATCCGGCGCTAAGGCTAAAGTGGTCATTCAGTTTTCTGCCATAACCTACAGTGAACTGCTCAATGTTTATCATTTTCGTAATGGTTTCAAATCCGGAAATGTTCGACTTAAGCTGAGAATCTTTCCAGTTAGAAAAGCGGTAACTCGCAAAAATTGCAGACGTTAAACTAATAGGCTGTCTTAGGGAAAAGTGGATGTGATCAGGTGTACTATAATATAATTCTGCATTTTTGGTTGCCGTCGCCAAAGATACAGGCTCACCGCGAACAGCAATCCCCGTCCCCTCGACGCCCTGACCTTTCATAATGTGATCGATACCCGACGTGAAAGTGAAAAGAATTCGCGTTTTTATCTCCGGATTCTGGATCCCAAAACCCAAAATATGACCAAATTTATCGTCTGCTCCGACATTAAATTGCCCTGCGATGTTATATCCCAAAGTTCCACTGCCAGTATGTTGAGCACGGATACCTCCAAAAATACTGATCTCATCATTAAACTTATATTTTAATAAAAAATCATGGGCATTTGCTTCGATATCGATATTGTATCCAAGTACTTCATCGGCGTAGTTTATGTCGTTACCAGAAGGCTCCGAGAAACGGTAGCCAAACACTAAGGTATCACTGATATCAGTTTTAAATGAAAAGGTATAGCGAGAGTGCTCGTTGACAACAGATCCTGTACTTTGACCAACGTCGGGCAGAATTTCGGCTATGGGTTGAAACGCTGGTATCCCTGAGTTGATAAGAAATGCTTTAGGGGAACTGGTGACAATTCCCGTTACATCTGGGTCTACAGTAATTGTAGAAGCTTCGAAAAAGCTACCTTTTTCATAAAGAAAATCTGAAGCAAGAACGCCTCGATCGAGTGCTAATGCCTCCAGCGACAACATCGCTCCAAGTAGCCCTGACAATAATATTTTACTTTGAATCCCCATGGTATTTATGAACCTATCGTTATTATTTTTATGTTTTTAAAATAAACCTCAATCCACTAGGAAGAGATTAAGTTCAACTTAAACAACTATTTTATTGTGGTACATTAGTTTCATATTTTAGGGAACAAATAGGATTAAATATGTATCACATCAAACAGGACAAGCGCTCTGAACGTTCTGCGGAAAAAATCTATCAGGGGTTAAATGAGCTTCTTCAATCCAAGAAATTAAGCGAGATTACGGTTAGTGAAGTGTGTAAAGTCTCGGGAGTTGGGAGGACAACTTTTTATCGTAATTTCGACATTGTCACTGATGTTTTAGCTATGAAGTGTGATCTTTGCTTCAAGGAGGTACTTGCGGGATTTGTACAGCAAAATGGTTTTCGTTCCTTTAATAAAATAAACCTGCTCCGATATTACATCAGTTACTGGATTTCAAACTGGAAAGTTCTCGATAATATTGTTAAAGCTAACAGGATCGATATTATCTATAAAAGTCATTTGCAAGGCTCAAGGATTATAGAAACTAAGTTCAATCCCAACCCACATTTATCCGAAACCGAACGAAGATACTTCATAGCTATGAAAACTGGTGAAACAATTAGCATATTAACTGCATGGATCGAAGGTGGGAGAAAGGAAAGCCCAGAGCAACTATTTGCGATTGTCCAAAAATTCCTTCATTAATTAATCCTTATGTGAAGTAGCTTTGATTTAAACTAAAATTTGGGTTGTCTGGCCTCAATGTTACATGACAGACTGGTTAACAAATCAGGTATGCGAATGACTGTAGCTCATTTGAGACTAAACGAATCTGCTTATTTGATTTAGCCTGGTAACCATATTTATCTTCCAATATGTACTCAAGTTGGCTCAGGCACTTCTGGTTACATTGGGTTAGCCAATAATTTTTTACCGCATTGTAAACCTTCAATTCTTCGTCGGTTAGGTACTTAAAGTTTCTGCCCATATCGGTTATGGACTCAACTCCAACACCGATACTATTTTCCAAAATCGTTAGCGCTTGCTCTCTATCACTTTCTCGTAACTTTGTGGCTATTAACAAATCCCTATGAACGTAGTATCGTTCTTCGATTTTATCAGAATCGATTAACGAGCTTACTAGCGATGCATATTCTTTTTTTTGGATTGCAAATATCACGGTCGAAACCAATATTCCAAAGCCAAAAGCTGACAAGAGAGAAATCACATATATACGTTTACTAATATCCATTTTTATTCCGATACTTTAGTGACCGTCCCCGGCTCCGAGCGGCCTGCCATGATTTGTGTATTGCGCATCAACTTAACTCAAAGCCAATCTCGACGCAGTCCTCACAAAAAATTGCATAGGACTCAAGTTCCCGATAATTCCAAAATACCTATGTCCATATTCGGCGCAACCCTCTACGACAACGTCCTCTACGACAACGTCCTCTACGACAACGTCCTCTACGACGAAGTCCTCTTCCTCCTACTTCACTTCCATATTCGGCGAGCGGTAAACCACTTCATCGTTTAACTCGATACCAAGACCAGGTTCTTCACTCACCTGAAAATAACCATTTACCGGTTGTAAGTCCTGCACACAAAGCTCTCGGTTCCAGTCTTTAATTGCATAAGTGTGGTGTTCGTGGATAAGGAAATTCGGTAATGCCGTTTCTAAGTGCAATGACGCCGCCGTTGCTACAGGACCACCACATACATGCGCCTGGATGCGCACATCAAAGGTGTCGGCATAATCACATACCTTTTTAGTTTCGGTAAACCCACCGCATAAACCAACATCCGGTTGCAGAACATCGATGGACTGATCCTGCATATAAGGTTTAATACCCCAACGATTATACAGACGCTCACCACCGGCAATCGGTACATTCACTTTATCGGCAACTTTCTTGTGTAAGTCGGAATTTAGGTAATTGACCGGCTCTTCGTAATACATACAACGGAATTCTTCGACCATATCGCCAAGCTGGATCGCTGTGGTTGCGCCGAGCAAGCTGTGACATTCAAAGATAATATCGCCATCTTCCCCCATGGCATCTCGAATCGCGGCCAGGCGAGCACGGAATAATTTCATCTCAGGATTGGTAAACAACTTAGTGCGATCAAAATGAGTAACGCCATGCATGTCATACATGATTGGATCGACTTTCACCGCGTCATAACCTTCTTTCAAAGCTTTCTCCGTGGCACGGGCATAATCGGCAGGATCGTTTAAGCGGTTTACTTCACTATCCCAGTCAAACTGCAGCTGGCTGGCATAGGTGCGCAGCTTGTCATTTACCTTGCCACCCAGTAACTGATAAACCGGAACGTTCAGTGCTTTACCCTTGATATCCCAAAGCGCGGTATCGATGGCACTCATTGCCGCATAAATTACCGGACCGCCACCTAGGCCCCAGAAGCTTTCGCGAAGCATTCGCGACCAAAGTAGCTCAGTCTGAAACGGGTCGAAACCAATGAGCATTGCTTCGGCAATTTCTTTGATCATATGCGCTGCCGCACTGTGACCAAGATCATAGGCAAGGCCAGCTTCACCAACACCACTGATACCTTCATCGGTGTGAATGCGGACAAACACCGGATTCCAGACGTTACGTTTTGGGCAATGGATATCAAATATTTCGACTCGGGTAATTTTCATTATTGTTCCTGATAAATATATGGGTGATGGTAAATACTACTTCACAAAATCTGGATTAATTCGGTAAGCCTTACGCAACATCGCCGGCCAAGCCTTTTGTCCACCGGTAGTACCGGTGTGAACCACTTTTGCCTGGGCATAAATGTTATCAATAATGTCCTGACCAACTTTAATACTGTCGATGCCGCAGGCCTGCATTTGCAGTTGAATTTCACAGGCACGATTTAAATCATACATACGCATAAAGGCATCACCGATAGTCGGGCCTAAGGTTAATGCGCCATGGTTTCTCAACAGTAGGTGGTTATTCTCGCCAAGGTTTTCCTGCAAGCGTTTTTTCTCTGCAGGATTTACCGCTAATCCTTCATATTCGTGATAAGCCATAGAAGCGATGGAAAACATCGAATACTGACTCAGAGGCAGTAATCCTTCAGGTTGACTGGCAACCGCGATAGTGGGAATGGTATGCAGGTGTAAAACACAACCGGCGTCATGGCGCACTTCGTGGATGGCACTGTGGATAGTAAATCCGGCAGGATTAATGGCAAATGGCCCACCGTCGAGAATATTACCGTCGATATCTATCTTGACCAGGTTTGAGGCACAGACTTCATCAAAGGCAACACCGAATGCATTAATTAGATAATGTTCGGTATCGGGTATGCGAGCCGATATATGGGTGTAAATCAAATCATCCCAACCAAAATGAGCGACAAGCTGATAACAGGCAGCCAAATCAACACGGGTCTGCCATTCGGCATCACTCACCTGCCCTTTTAAATTTCTATTTGGTAAATCAAACACCAGGTATCCTCAAAAGCTAACATAAGTATATAATTTAATTCGACAGTTTACCCCCGTTAGGGCGGTACGAATCACTGACTGGAAATTAAACATTGGTCAGAGTACACTAGCGATTCAGGTTTTGTCGTACTATGGATAGCAACTATTGAAACGCGCAGTACTTTTTCTTGTTTCGCTGTTACTTCTTTCCCCCACACTTTCTTCCTTCGCCAAAGAATATACTCTGGATGCGGAGAAGAGTCGTTTGATTGGTAGTTTAACCTACCATACAGTGAAAAAAGGCGATTATTTTCAAAAGATTGCCGAGCAATATGATATTGGATTTCTGGCTTTGATGGAATCAAATCCTGGCATTGATCCGACTCGTCTTAAGCCCGGCATGGTTTTGACCATTCCTTCTCAGATGATTCTGCCTTATGCGGAGCGCAAAGGTATTGTCATTAATCTGTCAGAATTACGTTTGTACTATTTTCCCGAGGATAGTAACAAGGTACATGTATTTCCGGTGGGCATCGGCAAAATCGGCGATTCAACCCCGACGCTAATTTCTACCATCAGCGAAAAGCGTCATAAGCCTGACTGGTACCCTACCAAAGACAAACGCGAAGAATATTTCGAAGAACACGGTGAGCCCATGGCAAAAGTCATTCCCGCAGGGCCCGATAACCCTCTTGGCGACCACGCCTTGCGCCTTGGTCAAAGCGTGTACTTAATTCACGGTACCAACCAGCGCTTTGGCATAGGCATGCGGGTCAGCTCAGGCTGTATTCGTATGTACCCGAAAGACATTGAATGGCTGTTTAATGAGGTGGATATTGGCACTCAGGTAAAAATTATCGACCAGCCGATAAAAATGGCTTATCAAAAACCCGATATGCGCCTTATTGAAGTGCACTCGCCATTATCATTGGAAAATCACCAGCAACCGAGTCTGTTACCGTTTCCCGATGGTGTCAGAAACTTCCTGGGTAACGATCCACACCTGTTAGAATTACTGGAAGATTATATTAAAGCGCCGAAAGGCATTCCAATGCAGATTTCTCCGGGCAGCTATGCCAACGAGCAGGAGCCGCCTGAAGTTCCGGAAGCAGAAACCCTGTAACAGATATCTGCTATCTGCCGTCTGCCGTCTGAATTCTCAATAAAAAAACCGAGTGGTTAAACTCGGTTTTTCTGTTCGTATGTCGATAAGTATTTATTTCTTATAAGATTCTACAACGTTATCAACACGTTCATTAGCTTCTGCAGCCATTTCTTTAGCCGCCATCGCATCCGCAGTTGCTTGCTGTTGCTGGACCTTAAGGTCAGCCACTTCACTGCTTAGGCTATCCACCTGAGATGAAAGGTTATCCACTTTCATGGTCAGGTCAGCGACATTTTTCTCCAACATCTCGTTACTTGAACAACCTGCAAGACCGAGAGCAATCACCATCCCTGCAAGTGTCATCATCTTGTTTTTCATCTAGCTACTCCAAAATTAAACAACAATTAAATACAACCACTTCGTGGCCGTTCCTGGTCAAAAAGCAATCAATTTCATTTCGCAATATAGCACAATTAAGCAAAAACGCTTGTTTTTTTTGAAGAATTTACTAAGAACAATCAAGGGGGCAGAGTCGTTGAATACCTTGTTCAACGACTCTGCCCCCCCTTGATTTTGGAGAACATAGAATGTCGGGAAATATTGAAATTGTTCAGGGTGATATCACCAAGGCTGACACCGATGCCATTGTTAACGCCGCCAACCCGATGATGTTAGGCGGCGGTGGTGTCGATGGCGCTATTCATCGTGCAGCGGGTCCTGCACTTTTGCAGGAATGTCGGAAAGTGAAAGCGATAAACGGCATTCGCTGTCCATTCGGCGAAGCGAGAATCACATCCGCCGGCATCCTAAACGCCAAATACGTCATACATACTGCAGGACCAATCTACCGAAATGAGGATCACCCCCAGCAGGTATTGGCTTGCTGTTATCGAAATTGTCTCGAATTAGCCTTGGAGCACCAATGCCAGTCTATCGCCTTTCCGGCAATATCCTGCGGCGCTTATGGCTACCCGTTAGAAGAAGCGGCCGAGATAGCAGTGAAAGTTTGCAGTCGGGAAAAATATACCAATATACGCATTCAATTTTTTCTATTTAGTGATGAACTTGAACAAATATGGAAAAAAGCGATTTCCCAAATTACGGACTCCGAGAGCTAAATTATTGGCAGTCCTAAATCTTCTTTGACCTTTTCGATAACCACGTAAGTATGAGTTTGACTCACACCAGGAAGTTCAACGATTTTCCCAAGAACATCGCGGTAATTGCTCATACTGGTTACTCTCAGTTTAAGCAGGTAATCAAAGCCGCCCGCGACCATATGACATTCTGCTACTTCCTTAATATTTACCACTTCATCACGAAAATCATTGAAGACATCGGCGGTGGTTCTATCCAGCGTTACCTGAATAAACGCCGACATCGGGATATTGAGTTTTTCCGCATTTAATATGGCGCCATAACGTTTAACATAGCCCTCGGATTCCAGTCGTTTAACCCGGTCGAGACAAGGGCTAGGGCTCAAATTTACTTTTTTCGCCAATTCGACGTTGGAAATTCTGCCGTCTTTTTGCAGAGTGTCTAGAATAGTAAGATCAATCCGATCCAATGTACGTTGTTTGCCGCTCATGACGCCACCCCAGTAAACACTATATTATTTGGTTAATTTAAAATTAAACCAAATATTACACTGAAGAAAGCCGAATATCACTAGCATATTTTGGCGCAAGTTCTCTAAAATCATGCAAAATTGTAATCAGCATAATCGATAGGCCCTTGCCATGTTATTTAATGGAAATCTAATTACCGACGACCCGATTCGCCAACAAATTCGTGATCATTATCGCGCCGATGAAAACCAGGTTCTTGCCAACCTTTTACCTGTTGCAGAAATTAGTTCGGCGGCAAAATCCCGTGCCTGGGAACGCGCCAGACAACTTGTTGTAGAAATTCGTAAAGAGCAAGTAGGCAAAGGCGGCGTTGACGCTCTATTGAATGAGTTTGCCCTATCAACCGACGAAGGTGTGGTACTTATGTGCCTGGCTGAAGCCTTGTTGCGCGTACCGGATAAAAAGACTGCTGACAGTCTGATCCGCGACAAGCTGGCTGAAGGCGACTGGAGCGCTCACATTGGTAATTCTGAATCGATCTTCGTCAATGCTTCTTCCTGGGGCTTATTACTAACCGGTAAAATGGTGAACTACACCGATAAGAAGAAGAAAGAACAGTTTGGCCTGTTGAAAAAAACCATAGGCCGTCTTGGGGAGCCGGTGATCCGCAAAGCCGTGCGTTATGCAATGCAGGTAATGGGCACCCAATTTGTTATGGGTCGCCAGATTGACGCTGCCGTTGAACGTGCCAAGAAAACTGAGGTCAAAGGCTATACCTATTCATACGATATGTTAGGAGAAGGCGCTCGCACCATGAGCGATGCCGACCGTTACTTCCAAAGCTACATGACGGCAATTGATGCTATTGGTAAAGCTGCAAAAGGTAAAGGTCCGCAAAATAGTCCGGGGATTTCTATTAAGTTATCGGCGATTCACCCTCGTTACGACTTCACTCACCGCGAACGCGTATTGGACGAATTGATTCCGCGCCTGAAACAGCTCGCGCTTGCAGCAAAATCTTATGACATCGGCTTTACTGTTGATGCCGAAGAAGCGGATCGTTTAGATATTTCTTTAGATGTTATTGGCGCCGTGTTTGCCGATACCGACCTTAATGGTTGGGATGGTTTTGGTATTGCCGTCCAGGCCTATCAAAAGCGTGCCCTATATGTCATTGAATGGGTGCGCCAACAAACCCAAAAAGCCAACCGTCAAATGATGGTGCGCCTGGTAAAAGGAGCTTACTGGGATTCTGAAATCAAAATCTCCCAAGTTGAAGGCTATGAAGACTTCCCGGTATTCTCACGCAAGCCTTCAACCGACGTTTCCTACCAAGCCTGTGCCAAACGCCTGCTTAGCTATCGCGATAGCATTTATCCGCAATTTGCGACCCATAATGCATATACGGTAGCGACCATCATGGAAATGACCGATGATCACACTGGATTTGAATTCCAACGCCTGCATGGCATGGGTGAATCTTTGTATGATCAGGTTGTAACTAATGACAAGGTTTCCTGTCGTGTTTACGCGCCAGTCGGTGAACATGCCGACTTGCTTGCTTATCTGGTTCGTCGCCTACTGGAAAACGGTGCCAACAGCTCATTCGTAAACAATATTGTTGATGAAGACATTCCGGTAGAAAGCTTGTTACAGGACCCGGTAGAACAAGTGCAGTCATGGGTTAACAAATACAATCCGCAAATTCCTCAGTCTATCGACATCTATGGCAGCGAACGCGCTAACTCAAAAGGTATCGATTTAACCAATGTTGATCAGGTAAGTGTGATGCGCGAAAACCTGGATAACTGGTTCAGTTCTGCAACTTCCAATGCGGCGGAAAAAGTTCAAGGTGCAGAGCCTGTGGTCAATCCGGCGAATCACGATGAAGTGATTGGTTACCTTTCGCATTTACAACCTGAGCAAATGACAGCCGCGGTTGACAGTGCCCAGGCGGCGTTCGAAAGCTGGTCAGAAACCCCGGTTAGCGAACGTGCTACTTTGTTGCGCAAAACCGCTGATGCATTAGAAGCCAATCGCGATGAGCTCATTGCCCTGTGTATCAAAGAAGCCGGTAAAATTCCGGTCGATGGTGTTGCCGAAGTTCGCGAAGCCGTAGACTTTTGTCGCTATTATGCCGCCCGCGCCGAAGATATGTTGCCATCGCCAGCATTGCAGTCCCGCGGTGTTGTCCTTTGTATCAGTCCATGGAATTTCCCACTAGCCATATTCTTAGGTCAGGTAGCCGCAGCGGTTGTTACTGGTAATACCGTTGTTGCAAAACCGGCCGAACAAACCAGCCTGATTGCCCTTCGCACCATTGAGCTGATGAAAGAAGTGGGTATGCCGGACAATGTTGTAGTTCCGATAATTGCCCGTGGTTCTCAGGTTGGTGCTCATGTGGTTCCTGATGAGAGAGTACAGGCGGTGATGTTTACCGGTTCTACTGAGACCGGTACCTGGATTTCGCAAAAACTAGCAGAGCGCCAGGGGCATCAGGTGCCATTAATTGCCGAAACCGGCGGTCAAAACTGTATGATCGTTGATTCAACCGCACTGCCTGAGCAAGTTGTCGATGATGTTGTTAGCTCTGGTTTCCAAAGTGCCGGTCAACGTTGCTCTGCGCTGCGAGTGCTATTCCTGCAAGAAGATATCGCCGATAAAGTGATCAATATGATCAAAGGCGCAATGCAGGAGTTGCACGTTGGCGATCCAGCCATGCTAGCAACCGACGTAGGCCCGGTGATCGATAACAAGGCGTTCACCGCTTTAAACAATCACGTCGAATATTTAAAAGATAAAGCGACCTTGCATTATCAGTGTGAGACTCCGGATTTAGGTGACAGCGGTCACTATTTCTTTGCACCACGTTTATACGAAATTGCAGATTTATCGGTATTAACCAAAGAAGTCTTTGGTCCTTGCGTGCACGTAATTCGCTATAAAGAAAAAGATCTGGAAAAGGTTATTGACCAGGTAAATGGTACGGGTTTTGGATTAACCATGGGTATTCACACTCGTATCGAAGAGAAGAGCGAATATCTGGCTAAGCGTTCTCGCGCCGGTAACATCTATGTCAACCGTAATATGATTGGTGCGGTAGTAGGTGTACAGCCGTTTGGTGGTCGAGGTCTATCGGGGACTGGTCCTAAGGCCGGTGGCCCTATGTATTTAAGCCGCTTGGTTAAGGAAGTGGTTAGTCAGGAACGGCCTCAGGCGAGCGTTAACGTCAAAGAGCTGCTTAATGCATCAGCAAACAGCAACAAGGCATCAGTAGATGAAATCATGAATCAGGCGAAAGCCGATGAAAACAAATGGTCGATGACAGATGTGCAATTACGTTCATCCATTGTTCGCCAGTTGTTAGCAACCTTATCCAGCAATAAAATTGTTCAGGGTCAGGAAGATGATTTAAATACAGCATTGCAAGCGGCTCGCAAGCAATTAAATATATTTGAAACTGCGCTGAGCAATCCAATTACCTTGCCGGGTCCAACGGGAGAATCGAATAAGCTTTATCTCGAATCCCGAGGTACTTTGGTTGCTGTGCGTGATAGCCAAACCAGCTTTGAATATTGGTTGGTAAGTATTGTTTCGTCCTTGGTTGCGGGTAATACGGTAGTTTCTGCCGTTTCCGATGAATACCTGAATGAAGCGATTGCCATTGAAAGTGCACTGCAAAAGCTTGGATTAGTGAAAGGCATTTTCCAGGTAGTTAGCCTCGGACAATTGCCTGAAGTTACTATGCACCCGTCTTTAGCTGGTGCTATCTGTGGTCCACAAAGCGCTTTAGTTGCTTATTTAGCTGA is drawn from Thalassotalea sp. PS06 and contains these coding sequences:
- a CDS encoding HXXEE domain-containing protein, whose amino-acid sequence is MNKINFQNALLLAPLAYAIHHAEEHFLFNFREWRLQYFADNNPLPTELVFMILTAITLIYLFIHSVAQSKASACSVILFLMATQVVNAFFHLGSSIIFWHFSPGMITGLLLYLPVNILIAIHALKENWLTPRLLGVLFIAGICIFGLFELLGPAPMLFVLIATFIWIALANNRKTGRETHG
- a CDS encoding TetR/AcrR family transcriptional regulator; protein product: MYHIKQDKRSERSAEKIYQGLNELLQSKKLSEITVSEVCKVSGVGRTTFYRNFDIVTDVLAMKCDLCFKEVLAGFVQQNGFRSFNKINLLRYYISYWISNWKVLDNIVKANRIDIIYKSHLQGSRIIETKFNPNPHLSETERRYFIAMKTGETISILTAWIEGGRKESPEQLFAIVQKFLH
- a CDS encoding mandelate racemase/muconate lactonizing enzyme family protein, which codes for MKITRVEIFDIHCPKRNVWNPVFVRIHTDEGISGVGEAGLAYDLGHSAAAHMIKEIAEAMLIGFDPFQTELLWSRMLRESFWGLGGGPVIYAAMSAIDTALWDIKGKALNVPVYQLLGGKVNDKLRTYASQLQFDWDSEVNRLNDPADYARATEKALKEGYDAVKVDPIMYDMHGVTHFDRTKLFTNPEMKLFRARLAAIRDAMGEDGDIIFECHSLLGATTAIQLGDMVEEFRCMYYEEPVNYLNSDLHKKVADKVNVPIAGGERLYNRWGIKPYMQDQSIDVLQPDVGLCGGFTETKKVCDYADTFDVRIQAHVCGGPVATAASLHLETALPNFLIHEHHTYAIKDWNRELCVQDLQPVNGYFQVSEEPGLGIELNDEVVYRSPNMEVK
- a CDS encoding class II aldolase/adducin family protein, with protein sequence MFDLPNRNLKGQVSDAEWQTRVDLAACYQLVAHFGWDDLIYTHISARIPDTEHYLINAFGVAFDEVCASNLVKIDIDGNILDGGPFAINPAGFTIHSAIHEVRHDAGCVLHLHTIPTIAVASQPEGLLPLSQYSMFSIASMAYHEYEGLAVNPAEKKRLQENLGENNHLLLRNHGALTLGPTIGDAFMRMYDLNRACEIQLQMQACGIDSIKVGQDIIDNIYAQAKVVHTGTTGGQKAWPAMLRKAYRINPDFVK
- a CDS encoding L,D-transpeptidase family protein — its product is MKRAVLFLVSLLLLSPTLSSFAKEYTLDAEKSRLIGSLTYHTVKKGDYFQKIAEQYDIGFLALMESNPGIDPTRLKPGMVLTIPSQMILPYAERKGIVINLSELRLYYFPEDSNKVHVFPVGIGKIGDSTPTLISTISEKRHKPDWYPTKDKREEYFEEHGEPMAKVIPAGPDNPLGDHALRLGQSVYLIHGTNQRFGIGMRVSSGCIRMYPKDIEWLFNEVDIGTQVKIIDQPIKMAYQKPDMRLIEVHSPLSLENHQQPSLLPFPDGVRNFLGNDPHLLELLEDYIKAPKGIPMQISPGSYANEQEPPEVPEAETL
- a CDS encoding Lpp/OprI family alanine-zipper lipoprotein, translated to MKNKMMTLAGMVIALGLAGCSSNEMLEKNVADLTMKVDNLSSQVDSLSSEVADLKVQQQQATADAMAAKEMAAEANERVDNVVESYKK
- a CDS encoding O-acetyl-ADP-ribose deacetylase; amino-acid sequence: MSGNIEIVQGDITKADTDAIVNAANPMMLGGGGVDGAIHRAAGPALLQECRKVKAINGIRCPFGEARITSAGILNAKYVIHTAGPIYRNEDHPQQVLACCYRNCLELALEHQCQSIAFPAISCGAYGYPLEEAAEIAVKVCSREKYTNIRIQFFLFSDELEQIWKKAISQITDSES
- a CDS encoding winged helix-turn-helix transcriptional regulator, translated to MSGKQRTLDRIDLTILDTLQKDGRISNVELAKKVNLSPSPCLDRVKRLESEGYVKRYGAILNAEKLNIPMSAFIQVTLDRTTADVFNDFRDEVVNIKEVAECHMVAGGFDYLLKLRVTSMSNYRDVLGKIVELPGVSQTHTYVVIEKVKEDLGLPII
- the putA gene encoding bifunctional proline dehydrogenase/L-glutamate gamma-semialdehyde dehydrogenase PutA gives rise to the protein MLFNGNLITDDPIRQQIRDHYRADENQVLANLLPVAEISSAAKSRAWERARQLVVEIRKEQVGKGGVDALLNEFALSTDEGVVLMCLAEALLRVPDKKTADSLIRDKLAEGDWSAHIGNSESIFVNASSWGLLLTGKMVNYTDKKKKEQFGLLKKTIGRLGEPVIRKAVRYAMQVMGTQFVMGRQIDAAVERAKKTEVKGYTYSYDMLGEGARTMSDADRYFQSYMTAIDAIGKAAKGKGPQNSPGISIKLSAIHPRYDFTHRERVLDELIPRLKQLALAAKSYDIGFTVDAEEADRLDISLDVIGAVFADTDLNGWDGFGIAVQAYQKRALYVIEWVRQQTQKANRQMMVRLVKGAYWDSEIKISQVEGYEDFPVFSRKPSTDVSYQACAKRLLSYRDSIYPQFATHNAYTVATIMEMTDDHTGFEFQRLHGMGESLYDQVVTNDKVSCRVYAPVGEHADLLAYLVRRLLENGANSSFVNNIVDEDIPVESLLQDPVEQVQSWVNKYNPQIPQSIDIYGSERANSKGIDLTNVDQVSVMRENLDNWFSSATSNAAEKVQGAEPVVNPANHDEVIGYLSHLQPEQMTAAVDSAQAAFESWSETPVSERATLLRKTADALEANRDELIALCIKEAGKIPVDGVAEVREAVDFCRYYAARAEDMLPSPALQSRGVVLCISPWNFPLAIFLGQVAAAVVTGNTVVAKPAEQTSLIALRTIELMKEVGMPDNVVVPIIARGSQVGAHVVPDERVQAVMFTGSTETGTWISQKLAERQGHQVPLIAETGGQNCMIVDSTALPEQVVDDVVSSGFQSAGQRCSALRVLFLQEDIADKVINMIKGAMQELHVGDPAMLATDVGPVIDNKAFTALNNHVEYLKDKATLHYQCETPDLGDSGHYFFAPRLYEIADLSVLTKEVFGPCVHVIRYKEKDLEKVIDQVNGTGFGLTMGIHTRIEEKSEYLAKRSRAGNIYVNRNMIGAVVGVQPFGGRGLSGTGPKAGGPMYLSRLVKEVVSQERPQASVNVKELLNASANSNKASVDEIMNQAKADENKWSMTDVQLRSSIVRQLLATLSSNKIVQGQEDDLNTALQAARKQLNIFETALSNPITLPGPTGESNKLYLESRGTLVAVRDSQTSFEYWLVSIVSSLVAGNTVVSAVSDEYLNEAIAIESALQKLGLVKGIFQVVSLGQLPEVTMHPSLAGAICGPQSALVAYLAEQLAARTGAILPVISPEQYDALLHRLVTEKTITIDTTAAGGNASLMTMEDA